Proteins co-encoded in one Leptospiraceae bacterium genomic window:
- a CDS encoding SH3 domain-containing protein → MMFSKLLLLILLFGFCKEKNIELPKEINVQKEDIKKEEEIYFWTSSKSGIHLREKPDIKSKSIYLLPFRTKLKHIETDSREDIVNSIKDHWVLIESKFGRGWVFSGYIVKESPGNFHSYAPNQKWKAICEGISNSFECYNKIEPIQLKKIEFSKLVQRNVNELILSLENGEKLILKDGNTEVSRFYRFLEHIPEINYYSLVIQYYEGSRIMLINSKSGKDYEFWNYPVISDDYTKLIDADYCPDGTPAYYCGNGLKIYFVNHQNNNELEEEFSIKEGILSPVWMNNNSVNILYFNDFSDERNFLPDSAKINFVDKKWILSK, encoded by the coding sequence ATGATGTTCTCTAAACTCTTATTACTAATTCTCCTTTTTGGATTTTGCAAAGAAAAAAATATTGAACTCCCAAAGGAAATAAATGTTCAAAAAGAAGATATAAAAAAAGAAGAAGAAATTTATTTTTGGACTTCATCGAAATCAGGAATTCATCTACGAGAAAAGCCAGATATAAAAAGTAAATCCATTTATTTATTACCTTTTCGCACTAAGCTAAAGCATATAGAAACAGATTCCAGAGAAGATATTGTAAATAGCATTAAAGACCACTGGGTGTTAATAGAATCTAAATTTGGACGTGGTTGGGTTTTTTCTGGCTACATCGTGAAAGAATCTCCGGGAAATTTTCATAGTTATGCGCCAAACCAAAAATGGAAAGCTATTTGTGAAGGAATTTCTAATTCATTTGAATGTTATAATAAAATTGAACCAATTCAATTAAAGAAAATTGAATTCAGTAAACTCGTTCAGCGAAATGTAAATGAATTGATTCTTTCACTAGAGAATGGAGAAAAGTTAATTTTGAAAGATGGAAACACAGAAGTAAGTAGATTCTACCGATTTTTAGAACATATCCCTGAAATTAATTATTATTCCCTTGTCATACAATACTACGAAGGTAGTAGAATAATGCTAATCAATTCTAAATCAGGAAAAGACTATGAGTTTTGGAATTATCCTGTAATATCAGACGATTATACGAAACTAATTGATGCTGATTATTGTCCCGACGGAACGCCAGCTTATTATTGCGGGAATGGCTTAAAAATTTATTTTGTTAATCATCAAAATAATAATGAATTAGAGGAAGAATTTAGTATTAAAGAAGGAATTCTTTCCCCGGTTTGGATGAACAATAATTCTGTTAACATTTTATATTTTAATGATTTTTCAGATGAAAGGAATTTTTTACCAGATTCTGCAAAAATAAATTTTGTAGATAAAAAATGGATTCTATCGAAATAA